From a single Gavia stellata isolate bGavSte3 chromosome 5, bGavSte3.hap2, whole genome shotgun sequence genomic region:
- the LOC132317045 gene encoding probable N-acetyltransferase CML5, which translates to MASYRIRQYRDQDYDVVRTLFARGILEHAPAGYRHVLRSVRAQLGLLVLFVAVRAAAGYWVLGLGAVALALVATWLLVRSFSTSYVCQALSTDLCDIPTSYLRAPDSCFWVAEAGGAVVGMVAVAPPQDPAERGGALELKRMSVSKDYRGRGISKALCGEVLRFARARGYGAVVLSTSMVQVAAQRLYEGQGFRKVGAFSPSLLGRLLCFQIFHYRYDLPGRTAAPPH; encoded by the coding sequence ATGGCGTCCTACCGCATCCGGCAGTACCGCGACCAGGACTACGACGTCGTGCGGACCCTCTTCGCCCGTGGCATCTTGGAGCACGCGCCGGCCGGCTACCGCCACGTCCTGCGCTCGGTGCGGGcgcagctggggctgctggtcctCTTCGTGGCGGTGCGGGCAGCCGCCGGCtactgggtgctggggctgggggccgtggCGCTGGCGCTGGTGGCTACCTGGCTCCTGGTCCGCTCCTTCAGCACCTCCTACGTGTGCCAGGCGCTGAGCACCGACCTCTGCGACATCCCCACCAGCTACCTGCGGGCGCCCGACTCCTGCTTCTGGGTGGCGGAGGCCGGGGGGGCCGTGGTGGGCATGGTGGCCGTGGCACCGCCGCAGGATCCGGCCGAGAGAGGGGGGGCCCTGGAGCTGAAGCGAATGTCGGTCAGCAAGGACTACCGGGGCCGGGGCATCTCCAAAGCGCTCTGCGGGGAGGTGCTGCGCTTCGCCCGGGCGCGGGGGTACGGGGCGGTGGTCCTCTCCACCTCCATGGTGCAGGTGGCGGCCCAGCGGCTCTACGAGGGGCAGGGCTTCAGGAAGGTGGGCGCCTTCAGCCCCTCGCTGCTCGGCCGCCTCCTCTGCTTCCAGATCTTCCACTACCGCTACGACCTGCCCGGCCGCACCGCAGCCCCGCCGCACTAG
- the VPS16 gene encoding vacuolar protein sorting-associated protein 16 homolog isoform X2: MDCYTANWNPLGEEAFYRKFELYTMEWSLKEDLRDCLVAAAPYGGPIALLKNNARKEKSPSARPLLEIYSASGLLLASIPWKSGQLVQLGWTASEDLLCIQEDGTVLVYNLFCEFKRHFSMGNEVLQNHVLEAKVFHTEYGTGVAILTGAHRFSLTTNIDDLKLRRMPEVPGLQKPPSCWAVLSQDRVTIVLLAVGQDLYLLDNTSCSVVTPPGMSPSAGAYLQMAVSFNYRCLALFTDTGYIWMGLATLKEKLCEFNSSIRSPPKQMVWCMRPRSRQRAVVMAWDRQLMVAGNSTECIQYKRLTIEVLLDRLVLRRLYPLAIRICEYLRLSEIQGVSRILAHWACYKVQQKDKSDEEVAHAINQKLGDTPGISYSEIAARAYDCGRTELAIKLLEYEPRSGEQVPLLLKMKRSKLALSKAIESGDTDLVYTVVLHLKNELNRGTFFMTLQNQPVALSLYRQFCKHQERETLKDLYNQDDNHQELGNFHVHSSYSEKRIEGRVGALQNALDEYYKAKNEFAAKATEDQIKLLRLQRHLQEDFDKPYLDLSLHDTVSNLILDGHHKRAEQLYREFKIPDKRYWWLKISALANRGDWEEMEKFSKSKKSPIGYLPFVEISVKHHNRYEAKKYAPRVTAEQRVKAFVLVGDLDQAADAAIEHKNETEMNFVLSKCTASTDAAVAEKLNRARAQLLKK; the protein is encoded by the exons ATGGACTGTTACACGGCCAACTGGAACCCGCTGGGCGAGGAGGCCTTCTACCG GAAGTTCGAGCTGTACACCATGGAGTGGAGCCTGAAGGAGGACCTGCGGGACTGCCTGGTGGCAGCCGCCCCGTACGGGGGGCCCATAG CTCTGCTGAAGAACAACGCCCGGAAGGAGAAATCCCCCAGCGCCCGGCCGCTGCTGGAGATCTACTCAGCCTCAGGGCTTCTCCTGGCCAGCATCCCG TGGAAGAGTGGCCAGCTGGTGCAGCTGGGCTGGACGGCCAGCGAGGACCTGCTTTGCATCCAGGAGGACGGCACTGTTCTCGTCTACAACCTTTTCTGCGAGTTCAAGCGCCACTTCAGCATGGGCAAC GAGGTGCTGCAGAACCACGTGCTGGAGGCGAAGGTCTTCCACACAGAGTATGGCACCGGCGTGGCCATCCTCACCGGGGCGCACCGTTTCTCCCTGACCACCAACATCGATGACCTGAAGCTGCGCAGGATGCCCGAGGTTCCCG GTCTGCAGAAGCCGCCCTcctgctgggctgtgctgtcccaggacagagtcACCATCGTCCTGCTGGCAGTCGGACAGGACCTCTACCTCCTGGACAACACCTCCTGCTCCGTGGTG accCCCCCTGGCATGAGCCCCTCCGCCGGCGCCTACCTGCAGATGGCCGTGTCCTTCAACTACCGCTGCCTGGCGCTCTTCACCGACACCGGCTACATCTGGATGGGGCTGGCCACGCTGAAG GAGAAGCTCTGCGAGTTCAACAGCAGCATCCGATCTCCGCCCAAGCAGATGGTTTG GTGCATGCGTCCCCGGAGCCGGCAGCGTGCTGTGGTGATGGCCTGGGACCGGCAGCTGATGGTGGCAGGGAACTCCACGGAGTGCATCCA ATACAAGCGGCTCACCATCGAGGTCCTGCTGGACAG GCTGGTCCTGCGGCGGCTCTACCCTCTGGCCATCAGGATCTGCGAGTACCTGCGCCTCTCGGAGATCCAGGGTGTCAGCCGCATCCTGGCCCACTGGGCCTGCTACAAG GTGCAGCAGAAGGACAAGTCCGACGAGGAGGTGGCCCATGCCATCAACCAGAAGCTGGGCGATACGCCGGGCATCTCCTACTCCGAGATTGCCGCCCGGGCTTACGACTGCGGCAGGACGGAGCTGGCCATCAAG ctgctggagtaTGAGCCGCGCTCTGGGGAGCAGGTCCCACTGCTGCTGAAGATGAAGCGGAGCAAGCTGGCCCTCAGCAAAGCCATCGAGAGTGGGGACACTGACCTGG TCTACACCGTCGTGCTCCACCTGAAGAACGAGCTGAATCGCGGCACCTTCTTCATGACGCTGCAGAACCAGCCGGTGGCCCTGAGCCTGTACCGCCAG TTCTGCAAGCACCAGGAGCGGGAGACGCTGAAGGACCTGTACAACCAGGACGACAATCACCAGGAGCTCGGCAACTTCCACGTCCACTCCAGCTACTCGGAGAAG CGCATCGAAGGGCGAGTAGGAGCTCTGCAGAACGCCCTGGACGAGTACTACAAAGCCAAGAACGAGTTTGCTGCCAAA GCCACAGAGGATCAGATCAAACTCCTGCGGCTCCAGCGGCACCTCCAGGAGGACTTTGACAAGCCCTATCTCGACCTCTCGCTGCACGACACCGTCTCCAACCTCATCCTGGACGGCCACCACAAGCGAGCCGAGCAGCTCTACCGCGAGTTCAAGATCCCTGACAAGAG GTACTGGTGGCTGAAGATCAGCGCCCTGGCCAACCGCGGGGActgggaggagatggagaagtTCTCCAAGAGCAAGAAGTCACCCATCGGCTACCTG ccCTTCGTGGAGATCTCGGTGAAGCACCACAACCGTTACGAGGCCAAGAAGTACGCGCCCCGCGTGACAGCCGAACAGCGCGTCAAGGCCTTCGTCCTGGTGGG GGACCTGGACCAGGCGGCCGATGCTGCCATCGAGCACAAGAACGAGACGGAGATGAACTTCGTCCTTTCCAAGTGCACCGCCAGCACCGACGCCGCCGTGGCGGAGAAGCTGAACCGGGCCCGAGCCCAGCTCCTGAAGAAGtga
- the CPXM1 gene encoding probable carboxypeptidase X1, with translation MAAAPAEPGRPGATGMGTPGAAPGGAATGAPGGTGAAPPRGTAPRTPPTTAGPPKAAAPRKKLVRVKVVKKKVVKKKPKAPAKDTAAPPEPQCPPLGLESLRVLDSQLRASSDKRYGLGAHRGRLNIQSGLYDGDFYDGGWCAGQEDTEQWLEVDARRLTNFTGVITQGLNSIWTYDWVTSYKVQVSNDTHTWQPCLNGTEEVIFPANKDPETPVLNLLPSPVVARYLRINPQTWFQNGTICLRAEVLGCPLPDPNNIYSWHSQPLPTDKLDFRHHNYKEMRKLMKRVNDECPDITRVYSIGKSYLGLKMYVMEISDNPGQHEVGEPEFRYVAGMHGNEVLGRELLLNLMEYLCREFRLGNPRVVQLVTETRIHLLPSMNPDGYETAYKLGSELSGWAMGRWTYEGIDLNHNFADLNTALWDAEDNDLVPHEFPNHYIPIPEYYTFANATVAPETRAVIDWMQRYPFVLSANLHGGELVVTYPFDMTRTYWKAQELTPTADDGVFRWLATVYATSNLAMASEERRLCHYDDFIRFGNIINGANWHTVPGSMNDFSYLHTNCFEITVELSCDKFPHASELPAEWENNRESLLLYMEQVHRGIKGVVRDGDTEQGIANAIISVDGINHDVRTAFDGDYWRLLNPGEYEVTARAEGYEAATQPCRVSYENVPTPCSFRLARARRQRLRGRQPGGAHLPPDLLLRLRRQRLRRLRAHRRAP, from the exons atggcggccgcccccgccgagcCCGGCCGCCCCGGCGCCACGGGGATGggcacccccggggctgccccgggaggCGCCGCCACGGGAGCCCCCGGAGGCACCGGGGCGGCCCCCCCGAGGGGCACGGCGCCGAGGACCCCCCCAACCACGGCGGGACCCCCCAAAG CCGCGGCGCCCAGGAAGAAGCTGGTGCGGGTTAAAGTCGTGAAGAAGAAAGTGGTGAAGAAGAAGCCGAAGGCTCCGGCCAAGGACACGGCCGCTCCGCCGGAGCCCC AGTGTCCCCCCCTGGGGCTGGAGTCCCTGCGGGTGCTGGACTCCCAGCTCCGAGCCTCCAGCGACAAGCGCTACGGCCTGGGTGCCCACCGCGGGCGCCTCAACATCCAG TCGGGGCTCTACGACGGGGACTTCTACGACGGCGGCTGGTGCGCGGGGCAGGAGGACACGGAGCAGTGGCTGGAGGTGGATGCCCGCCGGCTCACCAACTTCACCGGCGTCATCACGCAGGGGCTCAACTCCATCTGGAC GTACGACTGGGTGACGTCCTACAAAGTCCAGGTCAGCAACGACACGCACACATGGCAGCCGTGCCTCAACGGCACCGAGGAGGTG ATCTTCCCCGCGAACAAGGACCCCGAGACGCCGGTGCTCAACCTGCTGCCCTCCCCGGTGGTGGCACGCTACCTGCGCATCAACCCCCAGACCTGGTTCCAGAACGGCACCATCTGCCTACGGGCAGAGGTCCTGGGCTGCCCGCTGCCCG ACCCGAATAACATCTACAGCTGGCacagccagcccctgcccaccgACAAGCTGGATTTCCGCCATCACAACTACAAGGAGATGAGAAAG CTGATGAAGCGGGTGAACGATGAGTGCCCCGACATCACCCGCGTCTACAGCATCGGGAAGAGCTACCTGGGCCTCAAGATGTACGTCATGGAGATCTCCGACAACCCCGGGCAGCACGAAGTGG GCGAGCCGGAGTTCCGCTACGTGGCGGGGATGCACGGCAATGAGGTGCTgggccgggagctgctgctcAACCTGATGGAGTACCTGTGCCGGGAGTTTCGGTTGGGCAACCCCCGCGTGGTGCAGCTGGTCACCGAGACCCGCAtccacctcctgccctccatGAACCCCGACGGCTACGAGACCGCCTACAAGCTG GGCTCGGAGCTGTCGGGCTGGGCCATGGGCCGCTGGACCTACGAGGGCATCGACCTCAACCACAACTTTGCCGACCTCAACACGGCGCTGTGGGACGCCGAGGACAACGACCTGGTGCCCCACGAGTTCCCCAACCACTACATCCCCATCCCCGAGTACTACACCTTCGCCAACGCCACG GTGGCCCCCGAGACGCGGGCAGTGATTGACTGGATGCAGCGGTACCCCTTCGTGCTGAGCGCCAACCTGCACGGGGGGGAGCTGGTGGTCACCTACCCCTTCGACATGACCCGCACCTACTGGAAGGCGCAGGAGCTGACCCCCACCGCCGACGACGGGGTCTTCCGCTGGTTGGCCACCGTCTACGCCACCTCCAACCTGGCCATGGCCAGCGAGGAGCGGCGCCTCTGCCACTACGACGACTTCATCCGCTTCGGCAACATCATCAACGGGGCCAACTGGCACACGGTGCCCGGCA GCATGAACGACTTCAGCTACCTGCACACCAACTGCTTCGAGATCACGGTGGAGCTCTCCTGCGACAAGTTCCCGCACGCTTCCGAGCTGCCGGCCGAGTGGGAGAACAACCGGGAGTCCCTGCTGCTCTACATGGAGCAG GTGCACCGCGGGATTAAGGGGGTGGTTCGGGACGGAGACACGGAGCAGGGCATTGCCAACGCCATCATCTCTGTGGACGGCATCAACCATGACGTCCGGACGG CCTTCGACGGGGACTACTGGCGGCTGCTGAACCCGGGGGAGTACGAGGTGACGGCGCGGGCCGAGGGCTACGAGGCGGCCACGCAGCCGTGCCGCGTCTCCTACGAGAACGTGCCCACTCCCTGCAGCTTCCGCCTGGCCCGGGCACGGCGGCAGCGGTTGCGAGGACGGCAGCCCGGGGGGGCCCACCTGCCCCCCGACCTgctgctgcggctgcggcgCCAGCGCCTGCGGCGCCTGCGCGCCCACCGCCGCGCGCCATGA
- the VPS16 gene encoding vacuolar protein sorting-associated protein 16 homolog isoform X1, producing the protein MDCYTANWNPLGEEAFYRKFELYTMEWSLKEDLRDCLVAAAPYGGPIALLKNNARKEKSPSARPLLEIYSASGLLLASIPWKSGQLVQLGWTASEDLLCIQEDGTVLVYNLFCEFKRHFSMGNEVLQNHVLEAKVFHTEYGTGVAILTGAHRFSLTTNIDDLKLRRMPEVPGLQKPPSCWAVLSQDRVTIVLLAVGQDLYLLDNTSCSVVTPPGMSPSAGAYLQMAVSFNYRCLALFTDTGYIWMGLATLKEKLCEFNSSIRSPPKQMVWCMRPRSRQRAVVMAWDRQLMVAGNSTECIQFVLDEDSYLVPELDGVRILSRTSHEFLHEIPEASQEIFKIASMAPGALLLEAQKEYEKESQKADEYLREIKDQKLLPEAVSQCIEAAGYEHEPDTQKSLLRAASFGKCFIDKFPPENFVRMCQDLRVLNAIRDYQIGIPLTFTQYKRLTIEVLLDRLVLRRLYPLAIRICEYLRLSEIQGVSRILAHWACYKVQQKDKSDEEVAHAINQKLGDTPGISYSEIAARAYDCGRTELAIKLLEYEPRSGEQVPLLLKMKRSKLALSKAIESGDTDLVYTVVLHLKNELNRGTFFMTLQNQPVALSLYRQFCKHQERETLKDLYNQDDNHQELGNFHVHSSYSEKRIEGRVGALQNALDEYYKAKNEFAAKATEDQIKLLRLQRHLQEDFDKPYLDLSLHDTVSNLILDGHHKRAEQLYREFKIPDKRYWWLKISALANRGDWEEMEKFSKSKKSPIGYLPFVEISVKHHNRYEAKKYAPRVTAEQRVKAFVLVGDLDQAADAAIEHKNETEMNFVLSKCTASTDAAVAEKLNRARAQLLKK; encoded by the exons ATGGACTGTTACACGGCCAACTGGAACCCGCTGGGCGAGGAGGCCTTCTACCG GAAGTTCGAGCTGTACACCATGGAGTGGAGCCTGAAGGAGGACCTGCGGGACTGCCTGGTGGCAGCCGCCCCGTACGGGGGGCCCATAG CTCTGCTGAAGAACAACGCCCGGAAGGAGAAATCCCCCAGCGCCCGGCCGCTGCTGGAGATCTACTCAGCCTCAGGGCTTCTCCTGGCCAGCATCCCG TGGAAGAGTGGCCAGCTGGTGCAGCTGGGCTGGACGGCCAGCGAGGACCTGCTTTGCATCCAGGAGGACGGCACTGTTCTCGTCTACAACCTTTTCTGCGAGTTCAAGCGCCACTTCAGCATGGGCAAC GAGGTGCTGCAGAACCACGTGCTGGAGGCGAAGGTCTTCCACACAGAGTATGGCACCGGCGTGGCCATCCTCACCGGGGCGCACCGTTTCTCCCTGACCACCAACATCGATGACCTGAAGCTGCGCAGGATGCCCGAGGTTCCCG GTCTGCAGAAGCCGCCCTcctgctgggctgtgctgtcccaggacagagtcACCATCGTCCTGCTGGCAGTCGGACAGGACCTCTACCTCCTGGACAACACCTCCTGCTCCGTGGTG accCCCCCTGGCATGAGCCCCTCCGCCGGCGCCTACCTGCAGATGGCCGTGTCCTTCAACTACCGCTGCCTGGCGCTCTTCACCGACACCGGCTACATCTGGATGGGGCTGGCCACGCTGAAG GAGAAGCTCTGCGAGTTCAACAGCAGCATCCGATCTCCGCCCAAGCAGATGGTTTG GTGCATGCGTCCCCGGAGCCGGCAGCGTGCTGTGGTGATGGCCTGGGACCGGCAGCTGATGGTGGCAGGGAACTCCACGGAGTGCATCCA GTTTGTCCTGGATGAGGACTCCTACCTGGTGCCAGAGCTGGACGGGGTACGAATCTTGTCTCGCACCTCCCACGAGTTCCTGCACGAGATCCCAG AGGCCAGCCAGGAGATCTTCAAGATCGCCTCCATGGCCCCGGGGGCACTTCTGCTGGAGGCGCAGAAGGAGTACGAG AAGGAGAGCCAGAAGGCAGACGAGTACCTGCGGGAGATCAAGGACCAGAAGCTGCTCCCGGAGGCGGTGAGCCAGTGCATCGAGGCAGCTGGCTACGAGCACGAGCCGGACACCCAGAAGTCGCTGCTGAGG GCAGCCTCCTTTGGGAAGTGCTTCATCGACAAGTTCCCCCCGGAGAACTTCGTGCGCATGTGCCAGGACTTGCGGGTGCTCAACGCCATCCGGGACTACCAGATTGGCATCCCCCTCACCTTCACCCA ATACAAGCGGCTCACCATCGAGGTCCTGCTGGACAG GCTGGTCCTGCGGCGGCTCTACCCTCTGGCCATCAGGATCTGCGAGTACCTGCGCCTCTCGGAGATCCAGGGTGTCAGCCGCATCCTGGCCCACTGGGCCTGCTACAAG GTGCAGCAGAAGGACAAGTCCGACGAGGAGGTGGCCCATGCCATCAACCAGAAGCTGGGCGATACGCCGGGCATCTCCTACTCCGAGATTGCCGCCCGGGCTTACGACTGCGGCAGGACGGAGCTGGCCATCAAG ctgctggagtaTGAGCCGCGCTCTGGGGAGCAGGTCCCACTGCTGCTGAAGATGAAGCGGAGCAAGCTGGCCCTCAGCAAAGCCATCGAGAGTGGGGACACTGACCTGG TCTACACCGTCGTGCTCCACCTGAAGAACGAGCTGAATCGCGGCACCTTCTTCATGACGCTGCAGAACCAGCCGGTGGCCCTGAGCCTGTACCGCCAG TTCTGCAAGCACCAGGAGCGGGAGACGCTGAAGGACCTGTACAACCAGGACGACAATCACCAGGAGCTCGGCAACTTCCACGTCCACTCCAGCTACTCGGAGAAG CGCATCGAAGGGCGAGTAGGAGCTCTGCAGAACGCCCTGGACGAGTACTACAAAGCCAAGAACGAGTTTGCTGCCAAA GCCACAGAGGATCAGATCAAACTCCTGCGGCTCCAGCGGCACCTCCAGGAGGACTTTGACAAGCCCTATCTCGACCTCTCGCTGCACGACACCGTCTCCAACCTCATCCTGGACGGCCACCACAAGCGAGCCGAGCAGCTCTACCGCGAGTTCAAGATCCCTGACAAGAG GTACTGGTGGCTGAAGATCAGCGCCCTGGCCAACCGCGGGGActgggaggagatggagaagtTCTCCAAGAGCAAGAAGTCACCCATCGGCTACCTG ccCTTCGTGGAGATCTCGGTGAAGCACCACAACCGTTACGAGGCCAAGAAGTACGCGCCCCGCGTGACAGCCGAACAGCGCGTCAAGGCCTTCGTCCTGGTGGG GGACCTGGACCAGGCGGCCGATGCTGCCATCGAGCACAAGAACGAGACGGAGATGAACTTCGTCCTTTCCAAGTGCACCGCCAGCACCGACGCCGCCGTGGCGGAGAAGCTGAACCGGGCCCGAGCCCAGCTCCTGAAGAAGtga
- the LOC132317046 gene encoding probable N-acetyltransferase camello, producing the protein MVEYRIRPYREEDYEAVREVFAAGMSEHAPALCLHVLRQPWALLALGCTFCLLLASARSLLLPVLALTLLLALARHLLGCAWSTYIDRCLGDDLRDIAAAYAESAGARFWVAEADERVVGTVGARPADDGADGELALKRMSVRKDYRGLGIATALGRTVLAFARQRGCRAVVLNTLMLQHEAHALYEHLGFRRHRRYVLPTVYGRLANCTITTYRYDLSGAP; encoded by the coding sequence ATGGTGGAGTACCGGATCCGTCCCTACCGCGAGGAGGACTACGAGGCGGTGCGCGAGGTCTTCGCCGCCGGCATGAGCGAGCACGCGCCGGCGCTGTGCCTGCACGTGCTGCGGCAGCCCTGGGCGCTGCTGGCGCTGGGCTGCAccttctgcctgctgctggccagcgcccgctccctgctgctgcccgtCCTGGCCCTCACCCTGCTGCTGGCGCTGGCCCGGCACCTCCTGGGCTGCGCCTGGAGCACCTACATCGACCGCTGCCTCGGGGACGACCTGCGGGACATCGCGGCTGCCTACGCCGAGAGCGCCGGGGCCCGCTTCTGGGTGGCGGAGGCGGACGAGCGGGTGGTGGGCACGGTGGGGGCGCGGCCGGCCGACGACGGCGCCGACGGGGAGCTGGCCTTGAAGAGGATGTCGGTGCGGAAGGATTACCGGGGCCTGGGCATCGCCACGGCGCTGGGCCGCACCGTGCTGGCCTTCGCGCGGCAGCGCGGCTGCCGGGCCGTGGTGCTCAACACGCTGATGCTGCAGCACGAGGCTCACGCCCTCTACGAGCACCTGGGCTTCCGCCGGCACCGCCGCTACGTCCTGCCCACCGTCTACGGCCGCCTGGCCAACTGCACCATCACCACCTACCGCTACGACCTGTCCGGCGCGCCCTGA